Proteins from one Fragaria vesca subsp. vesca linkage group LG6, FraVesHawaii_1.0, whole genome shotgun sequence genomic window:
- the LOC101295533 gene encoding serine/threonine-protein kinase WNK1-like produces the protein MNGLSHLEPEYSEFVEVDPTGRYGRYNEILGKGASKTVYRAFDEYDGIEVAWNQVKLYDFLQSPEDLERLYCEIHLLKTLKHKNIMKFYTSWVDTSKRNINFVTEMFTSGTLKQYRLKHKRVNIRAVKHWCRQILGGLLYLHSHDPPVIHRDLKCDNIFINGNQGEVKIGDLGLAAILRKSQHAAHCVGTPEFMAPEVYEEEYNELVDIYSFGMCVLEMVTFEYPYSECTHPAQIYKKVVSGKKPDALYKVKDPEVRRFVEKCLATASMRHSAIELLNDDFLRVDECDYDLRPVNYGRQLDDIGPLVRQPVYEVHQNNSSFSNGYSNGYGFDSQNEWGYHPFEVESSGIELFEHHDDEEHGENVDISIRGKQKEDGSVILRLRIADKEGHIRKIYFPFDIEMDTALSVATEMVAELDITDHDVTEIADMIDGEIADLVPGWQSGPGIEETPRFSNQNICQNCVSNHTSSGSFMEFLSNNPGATQGCTHGCASMHGRFEEITYQEDESKHHVTEDIPNESSQSDCLHYQEIWGQHESRELSSVGSGQSHSDEEYEKMNQLVTVMQDLKLDNTIASDARNSLRNISGSHPFSTVPSIYCDLSDNSEHEIQKELRWLKAKHQIELRELRDQQLGLVSKSSNKEHERDNGSLSCLVSNTMKGNNYDRSSSFTCLPSPNKSCPSSETQRVRKCEAILECPDAEEEDMGTANSFYTKSQLLPHSLCRTVSLPVDAVDS, from the exons ATGAATGGTCTATCACATCTTGAACCGGAATACTCTGAGTTTGTTGAAGTAGATCCAACTGGCAGATATGGCAGA TACAATGAAATCCTAGGCAAAGGAGCTTCAAAGACAGT TTACAGAGCATTTGATGAGTATGATGGGATTGAAGTTGCTTGGAACCAGGTCAAGCTATATGATTTTCTTCAAAGTCCTGAAGATCTTGAGAGGCTGTACTGTGAAATTCACCTCCTCAAGACACTGAAGCACAAGAACATTATGAAGTTCTACACTTCTTGGGTTGACACTTCAAAAAGAAACATCAATTTTGTAACTGAAATGTTCACTTCTGGGACTCTTAAACA GTACAGACTAAAGCACAAGAGAGTAAACATCAGAGCTGTCAAGCATTGGTGTAGGCAGATCTTGGGAGGGCTTTTGTATCTGCATAGCCATGACCCTCCTGTGATTCATAGAGATCTCAAATGTGACAACATCTTTATTAATGGAAATCAAGGGGAAGTGAAGATTGGTGATCTTGGTTTAGCAGCGATCTTAAGGAAATCACAACATGCTGCTCACTGTGTTG GGACACCAGAGTTCATGGCACCAGAAGTATATGAAGAGGAATATAATGAGCTAGTTGACATATATTCGTTTGGGATGTGCGTTTTGGAAATGGTGACTTTTGAATATCCTTATAGTGAATGCACTCATCCTGCTCAGATCTACAAGAAAGTTGTTTCA GGGAAAAAACCAGATGCTTTGTACAAAGTTAAAGATCCAGAAGTAAGAAGGTTTGTTGAGAAATGTTTGGCAACTGCATCTATGAGGCACTCTGCGATTGAGCTTTTGAATGATGATTTTCTCCGAGTAGATGAATGTGATTATGATTTGAGACCAGTGAATTATGGTAGGCAGCTTGATGACATAGGTCCTCTTGTAAGGCAGCCTGTTTACGAGGTTCATCAAAACAACAGTTCGTTTAGTAACGGATACTCGAATGGCTATGGTTTTGATTCCCAAAACGAATGGGGGTATCATCCTTTTGAGGTGGAATCAAGTGGAATAGAACTCTTTGAGCACCATGATGATGAGGAACATGGTGAAAATGTGGACATAAGTATTAGAGGGAAGCAAAAAGAAGATGGTAGCGTCATCCTGAGACTTAGAATTGCAGATAAAGAAG GACATATACGGAAGATTTATTTCCCATTTGACATTGAGATGGATACAGCACTGAGTGTTGCAACTGAAATGGTGGCAGAGCTGGATATCACTGATCATGATGTAACAGAAATTGCAGATATGATTGATGGGGAAATTGCAGATTTGGTACCAGGTTGGCAGTCCGGGCCAGGAATTGAGGAAACACCGCGTTTTTCCAATCAAAACATTTGTCAAAATTGTGTATCCAACCACACCTCTAGTGGTTCCTTCATGGAGTTTCTCTCTAACAACCCCGGGGCTACTCAAGGTTGTACACATGGATGTGCTTCAATGCATGGTCGTTTTGAGGAGATTACATATCAAGAAGATGAGTCGAAGCATCATGTAACAGAGGATATACCAAATGAATCAAGCCAATCAGACTGCCTACATTACCAAGAAATCTGGGGACAACATGAGAGTCGTGAGCTTAGTTCAGTGGGCTCTGGACAAAGCCATTCAGACGAAGAATATGAAAAAATGAATCAGTTAGTCACAGTCATGCAGGATCTTAAATTGGACAACACCATTGCTTCTGATGCAAGAAATTCTCTGCGGAACATATCCGGTTCACATCCCTTTTCCACAGTGCCCTCGATCTATTGTGACCTCTCAGATAATTCTGAGCATGAAATTCAAAAGGAATTGAGGTGGCTCAAGGCAAAGCACCAGATTGAGTTGAGGGAACTTAGAGATCAGCAGTTAGGACTTGTCTCAAAATCTTCAAATAAAGAACACGAAAGAGACAATGGGAGCTTATCATGTCTGGTATCAAACACCATGAAAGGGAACAACTATGATAGAAGTTCAAGCTTTACTTGCCTTCCTAGTCCTAATAAGAGCTGCCCCAGTTCGGAAACCCAAAGGGTCCGAAAATGTGAGGCGATTTTGGAGTGTCCTGATGCTGAAGAGGAGGATATGGGTACTGCCAACAGCTTCTACACCAAATCACAATTGCTTCCGCACTCTCTTTGCAGGACAGTTTCTCTCCCCGTTGATGCTGTTGATTCATAA